A window of Vigna unguiculata cultivar IT97K-499-35 chromosome 4, ASM411807v1, whole genome shotgun sequence contains these coding sequences:
- the LOC114180621 gene encoding uncharacterized protein LOC114180621 encodes MSENTESPSQGLTQLSQSSKYSVEDEFLSPTPRNDIQGLKDYSKMFFCEKCNKHVIKFFPRYKVKIRVIDSSDSTTFVLFDRDATVLLNKGCANMLEGLDKEFAELVDKSLLFKVESRNDKTFKLEQSFKVKKVCFDDGIIDKFNDSGMKSMDLLKKFTNESTDSSPLRFEVPTDNPSTEDSNKTPKIESAKKVLSLDSIEEDNIPLKVLKQNIKKEK; translated from the exons ATGTCTGAAAACACTGAATCTCCATCACAAGGCTTAACTCAGCTTTCTCAGAGCTCTAAATATAGTGTTGAAGATGAGTTCTTAAGCCCTACACCTAGGAATGACATACAAGGTCTCAAAGATt ATTCTAAGATGTTCTTTTGCGAGAAGTGtaataagcatgtcatcaaaTTTTTTCCAAG ATATAAGGTTAAAATTCGAGTCATTGACTCATCAGATTCAACAACATTTGTGTTGTTTGATAGAGATGCAACTGTCCTTCTAAACAAAGGTTGCGCAAATATGTTAGAAGGTCTTGATAAG GAATTTGCTGAATTGGTGGATAAAAGCTTGTTATTTAAAGTCGAGAGTAGGAATGATAAGACCTTTAAACTTGAACAGTCTTTCAAAGTTAAGAAAGTATGTTTTGATGATGGTATAATTGATAAGTTTAATGATTCTGGCATGAAGTCAATG GATTTGTTGAAGAAATTTACAAATGAATCAACTGATTCTAGTCCCTTAAGATTTGAGGTACCCACAGATAATCCAAGCACTGAGGACTCGAACAAAACACCGAAGATTGAATCAGCAAAGAAGGTGCTATCATTGGACTCTATTGAAGAAGACAATATTCCTTTGAAGGTGCTGaagcaaaatattaaaaaggaaaagtGA